Proteins encoded together in one Urocitellus parryii isolate mUroPar1 chromosome 3, mUroPar1.hap1, whole genome shotgun sequence window:
- the Rnaseh2a gene encoding ribonuclease H2 subunit A — translation MDFSELEKDNTGRCRLSSPVPAVCRKESCVLGVDEAGRGPVLGPMVYAICYCPLSRLADLEAMKVADSKTMSESDRDRLFAKMEENGDFVGWALDVLSPNLISTSMLGRVKYNLNALSHDTAAGLIQYALDQGVRVTQVFVDTVGLPETYQERLQQRFPGIDVTVKAKADALYPVVSAASICAKVARDQAVKNWQFVEDLQDLDADYGSGYPNDPKTKAWLKKHVEPVFGFPQFVRFSWSTAQTILEKEAADVLWEDSPAQDLEGPERITAYFNKGSRARPRAPHRYFQERGLEPATAL, via the exons ATGGATTTCAGCGAGTTGGAGAAAGACAATACAGGCCGCTGTCGCTTGAGCTCGCCAGTGCCCGCCGTGTGCCGCAAGGAGTCATGCGTTCTCGGCGTTGATGAAGCGGGTCGGGGCCCTGTGCTTG GGCCCATGGTCTACGCCATCTGTTATTGCCCCTTGTCCCGCCTGGCAGATCTGGAGGCTATGAAAGTGGCAG ACTCAAAGACCATGTCGGAGAGCGATCGGGACAGGCTCTTTGCCAAAATGGAGGAGAACGGGGACtttgtgggctgggctctggacGTGCTATCTCCAAACCTCATCTCTACCAGCATGCTTGGGCG GGTCAAATACAACCTGAACGCCCTGTCCCATGATACAGCTGCTGGACTAATACAGTATGCATTGGACCAGGGTGTGAGAGTCACCCAG GTGTTCGTGGACACAGTGGGGCTGCCAGAGACATACCAGGAGCGGTTGCAGCAGCGCTTTCCTGGAATTGACGTGACAGTCAAGGCCAAAGCAGATGCCCTCTACCCTGTGGTCAGCGCTGCCAGCATCTGTGCCAAG GTGGCTCGAGACCAGGCAGTGAAGAACTGGCAGTTTGTGGAGGACCTGCAGGACCTGGATGCTGATTATGGCTCCGGCTACCCTAATG ATCCCAAGACAAAAGCATGGTTGAAGAAACACGTGGAACCGGTGTTCGGCTTCCCCCAGTTCGTTCGGTTCAGTTGGAGCACAGCCCAGACCATCCTGGAAAAGGAGGCGGCAGATGTTTTGTG GGAGGACTCCCCAGCACAGGACCTGGAAGGACCTGAGAGGATCACCGCCTACTTCAACAAAGGCTCCCGAGCCCGCCCCCGTGCCCCCCACAGATACTTCCAGGAGCGGGGCCTAGAACCAGCCACTGCCCTGTAG
- the Thsd8 gene encoding thrombospondin type-1 domain-containing protein 8 — protein sequence MARHQPALVLLPLMLLVRTTAVQLSPDYQYFGDKGEGDTWELLRQQHQKVLEDSILGPWGKWHCFCNLGKQERSREVLGTAPDPMVFMDRENLVQARPCRQRDCPSCKPIDCNWRP from the exons ATGGCCCGGCACCAGCCGGCCTTGGTGCTGTTGCCTCTGATGCTCCTGGTGCGGACAACAGCTGTCCAGCTCTCCCCCGACTACCAGTACTTCGGCGACAAGGGAGAAGGTGACACCTGGGAGCTGCTGCGGCAGCAGCATCAAAAGG TCTTGGAGGATTCGATCCTGGGCCCCTGGGGAAAGTGGCACTGTTTCTGCAACTTGGGCAAACAAGAACGCAGCCGAGAGGTGCTGGGCACAGCTCCAGATCCCATGGTGTTCATGGATCGAGAGAACCTGGTCCAGGCGAGGCCCTGCAGGCAAAGGGACTGTCCATCCTGCAAGCCAATCGACTGCAACTGGAGGCCCTGA
- the Prdx2 gene encoding peroxiredoxin-2: MASGNAHIGKPAPDFTATAVVDGAFKEVKLSDYRGKYVVLFFYPLDFTFVCPTEIIAFSEHAEDFRKLGCEVLGVSVDSQFTHLAWINTPRKEGGLGPLNIPLLADVTRSLSHNYGVLKSDEGIAYRGLFIIDGKGVLRQITVNDLPVGRSVDEALRLVQAFQYTDEHGEVCPAGWKPGSDTIKPNVDDSKEYFSKHN; encoded by the exons ATGGCCTCTGGAAACGCGCACATCGGAAAGCCCGCCCCTGACTTCACAGCCACCGCGGTGGTGGATGGTGCCTTCAAGGAGGTCAAGCTCTCGGACTACAGAG GGAAGTACGTGGTCCTCTTTTTCTACCCACTGGACTTCACTTTTGTGTGCCCCACGGAGATCATCGCTTTCAGCGAACATGCTGAGGACTTCCGCAAGCTGGGCTGCGAGGTGCTGGGTGTCTCTGTCGACTCTCAGTTCACCCACTTGGCTTG GATCAACACCCCGCGGAAGGAAGGAGGCTTGGGCCCCCTGAACATCCCCCTGCTTGCTGACGTGACCAGAAGCTTGTCCCATAATTATGGCGTGCTGAAAAGTGATGAGGGCATTGCCTACAG GGGCCTCTTCATCATTGATGGCAAGGGAGTCCTTCGCCAGATCACTGTTAATGATTTGCCCGTGGGGCGCTCTGTGGATGAGGCTTTGCGGCTGGTCCAGGCCTTCCAATACACAGATGAGCATGGGGAAG TTTGCCCCGCTGGCTGGAAGCCTGGCAGTGACACAATCAAGCCCAACGTGGATGACAGcaaggaatatttttccaagcACAACTAG
- the Junb gene encoding transcription factor JunB: MCTKMEQPFYHDDSYAAAGYGRAPGGLSLHDYKLLKPSLALNLADPYRGLKAPGARAPGPEGSGAGSYFSGQGSDTGASLKLASSELERLIVPNSNGVITTTPTPPGQYFYPRGGGSGGGAGGTGGGVTEEQEGFADGFVKALDDLHKMNHVTPPNVSLGASGGPPAGPGGVYAGQEPPPVYTNLSSYSPASASSGGAGATVGTGSSYPTATISYLPHAPPFAGGHPAQLGLGRGASTFKEEPQTVPEARSRDATPPVSPINMEDQERIKVERKRLRNRLAATKCRKRKLERIARLEDKVKTLKAENAGLSSTAGLLREQVAQLKQKVMTHVSNGCQLLLGVKGHAF, encoded by the coding sequence ATGTGCACTAAAATGGAACAGCCTTTCTACCACGACGACTCTTACGCAGCGGCGGGATACGGTCGGGCCCCGGGCGGCCTCTCTCTACACGACTACAAACTCCTGAAACCGAGCCTAGCGCTCAATCTGGCGGACCCCTACAGGGGTCTCAAAGCGCCCGGGGCACGGGCCCCCGGCCCTGAGGGCAGTGGTGCGGGCAGCTACTTTTCCGGCCAGGGCTCGGACACCGGCGCATCTCTGAAGCTCGCCTCCTCAGAGCTGGAGCGCCTGATCGTCCCCAACAGCAACGGCGTGATCACGACGACGCCCACACCCCCGGGACAATACTTTTACCCCCGCGGGGGTGGCAGCGGCGGAGGTGCAGGGGGCACAGGGGGCGGCGTCACCGAAGAGCAGGAGGGTTTCGCCGACGGCTTTGTCAAAGCCCTAGACGACCTGCACAAGATGAACCACGTGACACCTCCCAACGTGTCTCTGGGAGCCAGCGGTGGCCCCCCGGCCGGGCCCGGGGGCGTCTATGCTGGCCAGGAGCCACCTCCTGTCTACACCAACCTCAGCAGCTACTCCCCAGCCTCCGCATCCTCCGGAGGCGCCGGGGCCACAGTCGGGACCGGGAGCTCATACCCGACGGCCACCATCAGCTACCTCCCACACGCACCGCCCTTTGCTGGTGGCCACCCCGCGCAGCTGGGCTTGGGTCGCGGCGCCTCCACCTTCAAGGAGGAACCGCAGACCGTGCCGGAGGCGCGCAGCCGCGACGCCACACCGCCAGTGTCCCCCATCAACATGGAAGACCAGGAGCGCATCAAAGTGGAGCGCAAGCGGCTGCGGAACCGGCTGGCGGCCACCAAGTGCCGGAAGCGGAAGCTGGAGCGCATCGCGCGCCTAGAGGACAAGGTGAAGACACTCAAGGCCGAGAATGCGGGCCTGTCGAGTACAGCCGGCCTTCTCCGGGAGCAAGTAGCGCAGCTCAAACAGAAGGTCATGACCCACGTCAGCAACGGCTGCCAGCTGCTGCTCGGGGTCAAGGGACACGCCTTCTGA
- the Hook2 gene encoding protein Hook homolog 2 isoform X1, with protein sequence MSVDKAELCGSLLTWLQTFQVPPPCASPEDLSSGLAVAHVLNQIDPSWFNETWLQDISEDPGPNWRLKVSNLQKILQSLVEYSQDVLGHRVSEQHLPDVSLIGEFSDPTELGKLLQLVLGCAISCEKKQEHIQRIMTLEESVQHIVMEAIQELMTKDTQESLSQETYGNFDTQSRRYYFLSEDAEEGDELRQHCLDLERQLVLLSEVKQSLVQENATLRERVGRSQAEVTPGVTAKKLLLLQSQLEQLQEENFRLESSREDERLRCAELQREVTELQQRNQALTSLAQEAQALKDEMDELRQSSERAGQLEATLNSCRQRLGELRELRRQVRQLEECNAGHAERTRQLEDELRRAGSLRAQLEAQRRQVQELQSQRQEEAMKAEKWLFECRNLEEKYESVTKEKERLLAERDSLREANEELRCAQLQPRGLTQADPSLDPTPLGLENLAAEILPAELRETLLRLQLENKRLCQQEAADRERQEELQRHLEEANRARHGLETQHRLNQQQLSELRAQVEDLQKALQEQGGKTEDPTLLKRKLEEHLQKLREADLELQRKREYLEELETPSDNSTARRIEELQDSLQKKDADLRAMEERYRRYVDKARTVIQTLEPKQRPPGEGTPELHTLRTQLRERDVRIRHLEMDFEKNRSQREQEEKLLISAWYNMGMALQQRAGEERAPAHAQSFLAQQRLATNGRRGPLGRLASLNLRPTDKH encoded by the exons ATGAGCGTGGACAAGGCCGAGCTATGCGGGTCTCTGCTCACCTGG tTGCAGACGTTCCAAGTTCCACCCCCCTGTGCCAGCCCCGAGGACCTGAGCAGCGGCCTTGCTGTAGCCCACGTGCTGAACCAGAT agACCCCTCCTGGTTCAACGAAACATGGCTCCAGGACATCTCAGAGGACCCAGGTCCCAACTGGAGGCTGAAG GTCAGCAATCTGCAGAAGATCTTACAGAGCCTGGTGGAATACTCCCAGGAT GTTCTGGGACACCGTGTGTCAGAACAGCACCTCCCAGATGTGAGCCTCATTGGCGAGTTCTCCGACCCCACGGAGCTCGGGAAATTGCTTCAGTTGGTGCTGGGCTGTGCTATCAGTTGCGAGAAAAAGCAGG AGCACATCCAGAGAATCATGACGCTGGAGGAATCGGTTCAACATATAGTGATGGAGGCCATCcaggag CTTATGACCAAAGACACCCAAGAGTCCCTGTCACAGGAGACATATGGCAACTTTGATACACAG TCCCGCAGGTACTATTTCCTGAGTGAGGACGCCGAGGAGGGGGATGAGCTCCGGCAGCACTGTCTGGACCTGGAGCGACAG TTGGTGCTCCTGTCAGAGGTGAAGCAGAGCCTGGTGCAGGAGAATGCCACCCTGCGGGAGCGGGTGGGCCGGTCACAAGCCGAGGTCACTCCGGGTGTTACTGCtaagaagctgctgctgctgcagtccCAGCTGGAACAGCTGCAGGAAGAGAACTTCAG GCTGGAGAGCAGCAGGGAGGATGAGCGCCTGCGCTGTGCAGAGCTGCAGCGGGAGGTTACTGAGCTCCAGCAGCGCAACCAGGCCCTGACCAGCCTGGCCCAAGAGGCACAGGCCCTGAAGGACGAGATGGATGAGCTGCG TCAGTCCTCGGAGCGCGCTGGGCAGCTGGAGGCCACGCTGAACAGCTGTCGGCAGCGCCTGGGTGAGCTGAGGGAGCTGCGGAGGCAGGTGCGGCAGCTGGAGGAGTGCAACGCGGGCCACGCGGAACGCACGAGGCAGCTGGAAGACGAGCTGCGCCGGGCTGGCTCCCTGCGCGCACAGCTCGAGGCCCAGCGGCGGCag GTGCAGGAACTTCAGAGCCAGCGGCAGGAGGAGGCCATGAAGGCTGAGAAATGGCTATTTGAGTGCCGAAACCTGGAGGAAAAGTATGAGTCGGTGACAAAGGAGAAGGAG CGGCTGTTGGCAGAGAGGGACTCCCTGCGGGAGGCCAACGAGGAGCTACGCTGTGCCCAGCTGCAGCCCCGGGGTTTGACTCAGGCTG ACCCCTCATTGGATCCCACCCCACTGGGCCTGGAAAACTTAGCTGCGGAGATTCTGCCTGCAGAGCTCAG GGAGACACTCCTGAGGCTTCAGCTGGAGAACAAGAGGCTGTGTCAGCAGGAGGCCGCCGACCGGGAGCGGCAGGAGGAGCTGCAGCGCCACCTGGAGGAGGCCAACCGCGCACGCCATGGGCTGGAGACACAGCACAG GCTGAACCAGCAGCAGCTGTCGGAGCTGCGGGCCCAGGTGGAGGACCTGCAGAAGGCCCTCCAGGAGCAGGGGGGCAAGACCGAGGAC CCCACCCTGCTGAAGAGGAAGCTGGAGGAACACCT GCAGAAGCTGCGCGAGGCGGATCTGGAGCTGCAGCGGAAGAGAGAGTACCTGGAGGAGCTGGAGACACCCTCCGACAACAGCA CAGCCCGTCGCATTGAAGAGCTGCAGGACAGCCTGCAGAAGAAGGACGCGGACTTGCGGGCCATGGAGGAGCGGTACCGCCGCTACGTGGACAAGGCCCGCACG GTCATACAGACCCTGGAACCCAAGCAGCGGCCACCTGGGGAAGGAACCCCAGAACTCCACACCCTGAGGACACAGCTCCGGGAGCGGGATGTCCGTATCCGGCACCTGGAG ATGGATTTCGAGAAGAATCGAAGTCAGCGGGAACAGGAAGAGAAGCTGCTCATCAGTGCCTGGTATAACATG GGCATGGCCTTGCAGCAGCGAGCTGGGGAGGAGCGGGCGCCTGCCCATGCCCAGTCATTCCTGGCACAGCAGCGGCTGGCCACCAATGGTCGCCGTGGACCCCTGGGACGCCTGGCATCTCTGAACCTGCGCCCTACTGACAAGCACTGA
- the Hook2 gene encoding protein Hook homolog 2 isoform X2, with product MSVDKAELCGSLLTWLQTFQVPPPCASPEDLSSGLAVAHVLNQIDPSWFNETWLQDISEDPGPNWRLKVSNLQKILQSLVEYSQDVLGHRVSEQHLPDVSLIGEFSDPTELGKLLQLVLGCAISCEKKQEHIQRIMTLEESVQHIVMEAIQELMTKDTQESLSQETYGNFDTQSRRYYFLSEDAEEGDELRQHCLDLERQLVLLSEVKQSLVQENATLRERVGRSQAEVTPGVTAKKLLLLQSQLEQLQEENFRLESSREDERLRCAELQREVTELQQRNQALTSLAQEAQALKDEMDELRQSSERAGQLEATLNSCRQRLGELRELRRQVRQLEECNAGHAERTRQLEDELRRAGSLRAQLEAQRRQVQELQSQRQEEAMKAEKWLFECRNLEEKYESVTKEKERLLAERDSLREANEELRCAQLQPRGLTQADPSLDPTPLGLENLAAEILPAELRETLLRLQLENKRLCQQEAADRERQEELQRHLEEANRARHGLETQHRLNQQQLSELRAQVEDLQKALQEQGGKTEDPTLLKRKLEEHLQKLREADLELQRKREYLEELETPSDNSTRRIEELQDSLQKKDADLRAMEERYRRYVDKARTVIQTLEPKQRPPGEGTPELHTLRTQLRERDVRIRHLEMDFEKNRSQREQEEKLLISAWYNMGMALQQRAGEERAPAHAQSFLAQQRLATNGRRGPLGRLASLNLRPTDKH from the exons ATGAGCGTGGACAAGGCCGAGCTATGCGGGTCTCTGCTCACCTGG tTGCAGACGTTCCAAGTTCCACCCCCCTGTGCCAGCCCCGAGGACCTGAGCAGCGGCCTTGCTGTAGCCCACGTGCTGAACCAGAT agACCCCTCCTGGTTCAACGAAACATGGCTCCAGGACATCTCAGAGGACCCAGGTCCCAACTGGAGGCTGAAG GTCAGCAATCTGCAGAAGATCTTACAGAGCCTGGTGGAATACTCCCAGGAT GTTCTGGGACACCGTGTGTCAGAACAGCACCTCCCAGATGTGAGCCTCATTGGCGAGTTCTCCGACCCCACGGAGCTCGGGAAATTGCTTCAGTTGGTGCTGGGCTGTGCTATCAGTTGCGAGAAAAAGCAGG AGCACATCCAGAGAATCATGACGCTGGAGGAATCGGTTCAACATATAGTGATGGAGGCCATCcaggag CTTATGACCAAAGACACCCAAGAGTCCCTGTCACAGGAGACATATGGCAACTTTGATACACAG TCCCGCAGGTACTATTTCCTGAGTGAGGACGCCGAGGAGGGGGATGAGCTCCGGCAGCACTGTCTGGACCTGGAGCGACAG TTGGTGCTCCTGTCAGAGGTGAAGCAGAGCCTGGTGCAGGAGAATGCCACCCTGCGGGAGCGGGTGGGCCGGTCACAAGCCGAGGTCACTCCGGGTGTTACTGCtaagaagctgctgctgctgcagtccCAGCTGGAACAGCTGCAGGAAGAGAACTTCAG GCTGGAGAGCAGCAGGGAGGATGAGCGCCTGCGCTGTGCAGAGCTGCAGCGGGAGGTTACTGAGCTCCAGCAGCGCAACCAGGCCCTGACCAGCCTGGCCCAAGAGGCACAGGCCCTGAAGGACGAGATGGATGAGCTGCG TCAGTCCTCGGAGCGCGCTGGGCAGCTGGAGGCCACGCTGAACAGCTGTCGGCAGCGCCTGGGTGAGCTGAGGGAGCTGCGGAGGCAGGTGCGGCAGCTGGAGGAGTGCAACGCGGGCCACGCGGAACGCACGAGGCAGCTGGAAGACGAGCTGCGCCGGGCTGGCTCCCTGCGCGCACAGCTCGAGGCCCAGCGGCGGCag GTGCAGGAACTTCAGAGCCAGCGGCAGGAGGAGGCCATGAAGGCTGAGAAATGGCTATTTGAGTGCCGAAACCTGGAGGAAAAGTATGAGTCGGTGACAAAGGAGAAGGAG CGGCTGTTGGCAGAGAGGGACTCCCTGCGGGAGGCCAACGAGGAGCTACGCTGTGCCCAGCTGCAGCCCCGGGGTTTGACTCAGGCTG ACCCCTCATTGGATCCCACCCCACTGGGCCTGGAAAACTTAGCTGCGGAGATTCTGCCTGCAGAGCTCAG GGAGACACTCCTGAGGCTTCAGCTGGAGAACAAGAGGCTGTGTCAGCAGGAGGCCGCCGACCGGGAGCGGCAGGAGGAGCTGCAGCGCCACCTGGAGGAGGCCAACCGCGCACGCCATGGGCTGGAGACACAGCACAG GCTGAACCAGCAGCAGCTGTCGGAGCTGCGGGCCCAGGTGGAGGACCTGCAGAAGGCCCTCCAGGAGCAGGGGGGCAAGACCGAGGAC CCCACCCTGCTGAAGAGGAAGCTGGAGGAACACCT GCAGAAGCTGCGCGAGGCGGATCTGGAGCTGCAGCGGAAGAGAGAGTACCTGGAGGAGCTGGAGACACCCTCCGACAACAGCA CCCGTCGCATTGAAGAGCTGCAGGACAGCCTGCAGAAGAAGGACGCGGACTTGCGGGCCATGGAGGAGCGGTACCGCCGCTACGTGGACAAGGCCCGCACG GTCATACAGACCCTGGAACCCAAGCAGCGGCCACCTGGGGAAGGAACCCCAGAACTCCACACCCTGAGGACACAGCTCCGGGAGCGGGATGTCCGTATCCGGCACCTGGAG ATGGATTTCGAGAAGAATCGAAGTCAGCGGGAACAGGAAGAGAAGCTGCTCATCAGTGCCTGGTATAACATG GGCATGGCCTTGCAGCAGCGAGCTGGGGAGGAGCGGGCGCCTGCCCATGCCCAGTCATTCCTGGCACAGCAGCGGCTGGCCACCAATGGTCGCCGTGGACCCCTGGGACGCCTGGCATCTCTGAACCTGCGCCCTACTGACAAGCACTGA
- the Hook2 gene encoding protein Hook homolog 2 isoform X3 — MRVSAHLVADVPSSTPLCQPRGPEQRPCCSPRAEPDRPLLVQRNMAPGHLRGPRSQLEAEEHIQRIMTLEESVQHIVMEAIQELMTKDTQESLSQETYGNFDTQSRRYYFLSEDAEEGDELRQHCLDLERQLVLLSEVKQSLVQENATLRERVGRSQAEVTPGVTAKKLLLLQSQLEQLQEENFRLESSREDERLRCAELQREVTELQQRNQALTSLAQEAQALKDEMDELRQSSERAGQLEATLNSCRQRLGELRELRRQVRQLEECNAGHAERTRQLEDELRRAGSLRAQLEAQRRQVQELQSQRQEEAMKAEKWLFECRNLEEKYESVTKEKERLLAERDSLREANEELRCAQLQPRGLTQADPSLDPTPLGLENLAAEILPAELRETLLRLQLENKRLCQQEAADRERQEELQRHLEEANRARHGLETQHRLNQQQLSELRAQVEDLQKALQEQGGKTEDPTLLKRKLEEHLQKLREADLELQRKREYLEELETPSDNSTRRIEELQDSLQKKDADLRAMEERYRRYVDKARTVIQTLEPKQRPPGEGTPELHTLRTQLRERDVRIRHLEMDFEKNRSQREQEEKLLISAWYNMGMALQQRAGEERAPAHAQSFLAQQRLATNGRRGPLGRLASLNLRPTDKH; from the exons ATGCGGGTCTCTGCTCACCTGG tTGCAGACGTTCCAAGTTCCACCCCCCTGTGCCAGCCCCGAGGACCTGAGCAGCGGCCTTGCTGTAGCCCACGTGCTGAACCAGAT agACCCCTCCTGGTTCAACGAAACATGGCTCCAGGACATCTCAGAGGACCCAGGTCCCAACTGGAGGCTGAAG AGCACATCCAGAGAATCATGACGCTGGAGGAATCGGTTCAACATATAGTGATGGAGGCCATCcaggag CTTATGACCAAAGACACCCAAGAGTCCCTGTCACAGGAGACATATGGCAACTTTGATACACAG TCCCGCAGGTACTATTTCCTGAGTGAGGACGCCGAGGAGGGGGATGAGCTCCGGCAGCACTGTCTGGACCTGGAGCGACAG TTGGTGCTCCTGTCAGAGGTGAAGCAGAGCCTGGTGCAGGAGAATGCCACCCTGCGGGAGCGGGTGGGCCGGTCACAAGCCGAGGTCACTCCGGGTGTTACTGCtaagaagctgctgctgctgcagtccCAGCTGGAACAGCTGCAGGAAGAGAACTTCAG GCTGGAGAGCAGCAGGGAGGATGAGCGCCTGCGCTGTGCAGAGCTGCAGCGGGAGGTTACTGAGCTCCAGCAGCGCAACCAGGCCCTGACCAGCCTGGCCCAAGAGGCACAGGCCCTGAAGGACGAGATGGATGAGCTGCG TCAGTCCTCGGAGCGCGCTGGGCAGCTGGAGGCCACGCTGAACAGCTGTCGGCAGCGCCTGGGTGAGCTGAGGGAGCTGCGGAGGCAGGTGCGGCAGCTGGAGGAGTGCAACGCGGGCCACGCGGAACGCACGAGGCAGCTGGAAGACGAGCTGCGCCGGGCTGGCTCCCTGCGCGCACAGCTCGAGGCCCAGCGGCGGCag GTGCAGGAACTTCAGAGCCAGCGGCAGGAGGAGGCCATGAAGGCTGAGAAATGGCTATTTGAGTGCCGAAACCTGGAGGAAAAGTATGAGTCGGTGACAAAGGAGAAGGAG CGGCTGTTGGCAGAGAGGGACTCCCTGCGGGAGGCCAACGAGGAGCTACGCTGTGCCCAGCTGCAGCCCCGGGGTTTGACTCAGGCTG ACCCCTCATTGGATCCCACCCCACTGGGCCTGGAAAACTTAGCTGCGGAGATTCTGCCTGCAGAGCTCAG GGAGACACTCCTGAGGCTTCAGCTGGAGAACAAGAGGCTGTGTCAGCAGGAGGCCGCCGACCGGGAGCGGCAGGAGGAGCTGCAGCGCCACCTGGAGGAGGCCAACCGCGCACGCCATGGGCTGGAGACACAGCACAG GCTGAACCAGCAGCAGCTGTCGGAGCTGCGGGCCCAGGTGGAGGACCTGCAGAAGGCCCTCCAGGAGCAGGGGGGCAAGACCGAGGAC CCCACCCTGCTGAAGAGGAAGCTGGAGGAACACCT GCAGAAGCTGCGCGAGGCGGATCTGGAGCTGCAGCGGAAGAGAGAGTACCTGGAGGAGCTGGAGACACCCTCCGACAACAGCA CCCGTCGCATTGAAGAGCTGCAGGACAGCCTGCAGAAGAAGGACGCGGACTTGCGGGCCATGGAGGAGCGGTACCGCCGCTACGTGGACAAGGCCCGCACG GTCATACAGACCCTGGAACCCAAGCAGCGGCCACCTGGGGAAGGAACCCCAGAACTCCACACCCTGAGGACACAGCTCCGGGAGCGGGATGTCCGTATCCGGCACCTGGAG ATGGATTTCGAGAAGAATCGAAGTCAGCGGGAACAGGAAGAGAAGCTGCTCATCAGTGCCTGGTATAACATG GGCATGGCCTTGCAGCAGCGAGCTGGGGAGGAGCGGGCGCCTGCCCATGCCCAGTCATTCCTGGCACAGCAGCGGCTGGCCACCAATGGTCGCCGTGGACCCCTGGGACGCCTGGCATCTCTGAACCTGCGCCCTACTGACAAGCACTGA